AAGAGGCCGAGGGCGCCGCCGAGCAGCAGCATCAGCAGGGCGGGCTGCCACGGCTCGCCCGGGTAGGGCAGGAACGGGAAGGCGAGCAGGAGCAGCGCGGCCGTGCCGATGCCGAGCATCGCGGTGTTGCGGAAGCCGATCCGCCGGTACACGTGCTGGCTGAGCGCGGCGGCCACCGGCCAGCTCAACGTCCATACGGAGAGCACGAATCCGGCGGCGATCGGCGCGAGCCCGAGCACCGCCTGCGCGTACGTCGGCAGGAAGGCCGTCGGCGCGACCATCAGCAACCCCAGCGCGCCCAGGGCGAGATTGACCGCGGCGATCGTGCGCCGCCGCCACACCCAGCCCGGGATGATCGGCTCCGCGGCCCGCCGCTCGACGGCGACGACCACCCCGACCAGCGCAAGTCCCGTACCGAACAGGGCGATCGAGGGGGCGGACAGCCAGGGCCACGCCACCCCGCCCTGCACCAGCGCGGTCAGCAGCACGCCACCGCAGGCGAACACGGCGAGCGCGCCCGCCCAGTCGATGCGCGGCCGGCGCTCGACCGAGCGCCGCGGCTCGTGCAGATGGCGGACGATCAGCCACAGGGCGAGCGCGCCGATGGGCAGGTTGACGAGGAAGATCCAGCGCCAGTCGGCGTACCTCACGAGGACTCCGCCCAGCGCGGGACCCGCGACCGCCGACGTCGCCCACACGGTGGACAGCTTCGCCTGGATCTTCGGGCGCTCCTTCAGTGGGTAGAGATCGGCGGCCAGCGTCTGCACCGTGCCCTGCAGGGCGCCGCCGCCCAGGCCCTGGACGACGCGGAAGGCGATGAGCGCGGCCATGTTCCAGGCGGTCGCGCACAGCAGCGAGCCGATCAGGAAGAGGGCCGCGCCCACCACCAGCACCGGCTTGCGGCCGAAGGTGTCGGAGAGCTTGCCGTACACCGGCAGCGTGACGGTCACGGCGAGCAGATAGCCGGAGAACAGCCAGGAGAAGACGGAGAAGCCGCCGAGGTCACCGACGATCTGCGGTACGGCGGTCGACACGATGGTGGCGTCCAGCGCGGCCAGCCCCATCGCGAGCATGAGCGCGGCGACGACCGCGCGACGGCGCCGGGCCGTGGCCCGGTCCTCCGCCGCCGCGCCGGCCTGCGCGGCCGGTATGTCCGTGTCCCCCTGAGTCACCGGATTCCTCTCGCCGTTACTTTCCCCCTGCATCCATCTCCGCGGACCACCTTCTCACTTGCCCCTCACGCGGCGGGAGGGTGGAGCCTGAGGGGACCGGAGGGTGGACCCGAACCCCGAGAAGTCCTCCACCCGGCGGTGGAGGGCCCCTAGGGGTATCTCCGTACTACGGCTCGGGGAGGGTTCGTACCGGCGGAGGACGAGACGGGGCAGGGGCCGTCCTTAACCTGGCTTTATGCCGCTCGGGGGCGGCATACCGCCCTTGCGGGGGTGGGGTTTTCCCCAGCAAAAGACTGCGCTGAGCACCAGCGCGCGGGGACCCCCGCGGGGACCAGACTCAACGACGTAACCAGCGCACGCGAACCACCCACTGATCGACACACATGAAACATCTGTCGACCGACATAGGAGACTTACCGTGACATCGGCTGTGACCATTCCCAGGCACGGGGGCACTGGAGGGCGTACGGCCGTTGCCGCACGGGCGCGGCAGGTCGTGAAGGCGTACGGGTCCGGTGAGACCCGGGTCGTCGCCCTCGACCACATCGACGTGGACATCGCTCGCGGCCAGTTCACCGCGATCATGGGCCCCTCGGGGTCCGGCAAGTCCACGCTGATGCACTGCCTCGCCGGGCTCGACACCGTGACCGGTGGACAGATCTACCTGGACGAGACCGAGATCACCGGCCTGAAGGACAAGAAGCTCACGCAGCTGCGCCGGGACCGGATCGGCTTCATCTTCCAGGCGTTCAACCTGCTGCCGACGCTCAACGCGTTGGAGAACATCACGCTTCCCATGGACATCGCGGGCCGCAAGCCGGACCAGGGCTGGCTGAACCAGGTCGTCGAGACCGTCGGTCTCAAGGACCGCCTCAAGCACCGGCCCACCCAGCTCTCCGGCGGCCAGCAGCAGCGCGTCGCCGTGGCGCGGGCGCTCGCCGCCCGTCCCGAGATCATCTTCGGCGACGAGCCGACCGGAAACCTCGACTCCCGTGCCGGCGCCGAGGTGCTGGGCTTCCTGCGCAGGTCGGTGGACGAGCTGGGCCAGACCATCGTGATGGTCACGCACGACCCGGTGGCCGCCTCGTACGCGGACCGTGTGCTGTACCTCGCCGACGGCCGGATCGTCGACGAGATGTACCGGCCCACCGCCGACGCCGTCCTGGACCGCATGAAGGACTTCGACGCCCGGGGACGTACGTCATGAGTGCCAACACCGTCCTGAAGACCTCGATGCGCAACTTCTTCGCGCACAAGGGACGCATGGCGCTCTCCGCCGTCGCGGTCCTGCTGTCGGTGGCCTTCGTCTGCGGCACCCTCGTGTTCACCGACACGATGAACACGACCTTCGACAAGCTGTTCGCCGCGACCTCCTCCGACGTCACGGTCCTGCCGAAGGCCGCCAAGAGCGACGACACCCCGCAGAACGGAAAGCCCGAGTCGCTGCCCGCCTCCGTCCTGGAGCAGGCGAAGAAGGCGCAGGGCGTCAAGTCCGCCGAGGGCGCGGTCAGTTCGATGAACGTGACCGTCGTCAACAGCGACAACAAGAACATGGGGTCCAGCAACGGCGCCCCGACCATCGCGGGCAACTGGACGAAGAACGACCTGCGTTCGATGGAGATCACCAAGGGGCACGCCCCGCGCGGTCCCACCGAGGTGATGGTCGACTCCGACACCGCCGACAAGCACCACCTGAAGATGGGTGACGAGCTGCGCACCATCGCCGTCACCGGTGACTTCAAGGCGAGGATCGTCGGCATCGCCGCCTTCAAGGTGACCAACCCCGGTGCCGCCGTCGTCTACTTCGACACCGCCACCTCGCAGCGCGAACTCCTGGGTGCCACCGGCCGGTTCACGCAGATCAACCTCGCCGCCGCGACGGGTGTCTCCGACACGCAGCTCAAGCAGAACGTCTCCCAGACGCTGACCGGGTCGTACAAGATCCAGACGCAGAAGGAGAACGCCGACGAGAACCGCAAGGGCGTCGGCCAGTTCATGAACGTCATCAAGTACGCCATGCTCGGCTTCGCCGGCATCGCGTTCCTGGTCGGCATCTTCCTGATCATCAACACCTTCTCGATGCTCGTCGCCCAGCGCACCCGCGAGATCGGCCTGATGCGGGCCATCGGCTCCTCCCGCAAGCAGATCAACCGCTCCGTGCTGGTCGAGGCGACACTGCTCGGCGTCATCGGCTCGATCCTCGGAGTCGGCGCGGGCGTCGGCATCGCGATCGGCCTGATGAAGCTCATGTCCAAGATGGGCATGAACCTCTCCACCGACGACCTGACGGTGAAGACGGCCACACCGGTCGTCGGCCTGCTCCTCGGCATCGTCGTCACCGTCCTCGCCGCCTACCTCCCCGCCCGCCGCGCGGGCAAGGTCTCCCCGATGGCCGCCCTCCGCGACGCGGGTACGCCGGCCGACGGCAGGGCCGGACTGATACGCGGCCTGATCGGCCTGGTCCTCACCGGCGCGGGCACCGCCGCCCTCTACCTGGCGGCCACTGCCGACAAGGCCAGCGACGGCTCCCTGGTCCTCGGCGCGGGCGTCGTACTGACCCTGCTCGGCTTCGTGATCATCGGCCCGCTCCTCGCGGGCGGCGTGGTCCGCGTGATCAGCGCGGTCCTGCTGCGGATGTTCGGACCCGTAGGCCGGATGGCCGAGCGCAACGCACTGCGCAACCCGCGCCGCACCGGCGCCACCGGCGCGGCCCTGATGATCGGCCTCGCCCTGGTCGCCTGCCTCTCCGTGGTCGGCTCCTCGATGGTCGCCTCGGCCACCGACCAGCTCGACAAGTCGGTCGGCGCGGACTTCATCGTCGAGGGCAACCAGCGGATCGTCCCGCAGGCCGAGAAGGCCATGCAGAACTCGCCCGGCCTCGCGCACGTCACCCGCTACAAGGAGGTCAAGGCCACGCTGACCTCCCCGGACGGCAAGGCCGACACCGGCGGAGTCACCGCCGCCGACCCCACGTACGCCCAGGACCTGCGCCGCGACACGACGGCCGGCAAGCTGACCGACGCCTACGGCAAGGACGCCATGTCGGTCGGCTCCGACTACGCCAAGAAGCACCACGTGAAGGTCGGCGACACCCTGTCCGTCGCCTTCGACGGCGGCCGGACGGCGAAGCTCAAGGTCGCCGCCGTCACGGACGACGACTCGGTCTTCGACCAGGGCGC
Above is a genomic segment from Streptomyces sp. R21 containing:
- a CDS encoding MFS transporter yields the protein MPAAQAGAAAEDRATARRRRAVVAALMLAMGLAALDATIVSTAVPQIVGDLGGFSVFSWLFSGYLLAVTVTLPVYGKLSDTFGRKPVLVVGAALFLIGSLLCATAWNMAALIAFRVVQGLGGGALQGTVQTLAADLYPLKERPKIQAKLSTVWATSAVAGPALGGVLVRYADWRWIFLVNLPIGALALWLIVRHLHEPRRSVERRPRIDWAGALAVFACGGVLLTALVQGGVAWPWLSAPSIALFGTGLALVGVVVAVERRAAEPIIPGWVWRRRTIAAVNLALGALGLLMVAPTAFLPTYAQAVLGLAPIAAGFVLSVWTLSWPVAAALSQHVYRRIGFRNTAMLGIGTAALLLLAFPFLPYPGEPWQPALLMLLLGGALGLFQLPLIIGVQSTVGWEERGTATASVLFCRQTGQTMGAALFGGVANGVLAARLGGAGDLDSVTRALDEPGGATDALGHAVADAVHTVYLGAACAAALAFLVLLLVAPRRFPVLTNPED
- a CDS encoding ABC transporter ATP-binding protein encodes the protein MTSAVTIPRHGGTGGRTAVAARARQVVKAYGSGETRVVALDHIDVDIARGQFTAIMGPSGSGKSTLMHCLAGLDTVTGGQIYLDETEITGLKDKKLTQLRRDRIGFIFQAFNLLPTLNALENITLPMDIAGRKPDQGWLNQVVETVGLKDRLKHRPTQLSGGQQQRVAVARALAARPEIIFGDEPTGNLDSRAGAEVLGFLRRSVDELGQTIVMVTHDPVAASYADRVLYLADGRIVDEMYRPTADAVLDRMKDFDARGRTS
- a CDS encoding ABC transporter permease; the encoded protein is MSANTVLKTSMRNFFAHKGRMALSAVAVLLSVAFVCGTLVFTDTMNTTFDKLFAATSSDVTVLPKAAKSDDTPQNGKPESLPASVLEQAKKAQGVKSAEGAVSSMNVTVVNSDNKNMGSSNGAPTIAGNWTKNDLRSMEITKGHAPRGPTEVMVDSDTADKHHLKMGDELRTIAVTGDFKARIVGIAAFKVTNPGAAVVYFDTATSQRELLGATGRFTQINLAAATGVSDTQLKQNVSQTLTGSYKIQTQKENADENRKGVGQFMNVIKYAMLGFAGIAFLVGIFLIINTFSMLVAQRTREIGLMRAIGSSRKQINRSVLVEATLLGVIGSILGVGAGVGIAIGLMKLMSKMGMNLSTDDLTVKTATPVVGLLLGIVVTVLAAYLPARRAGKVSPMAALRDAGTPADGRAGLIRGLIGLVLTGAGTAALYLAATADKASDGSLVLGAGVVLTLLGFVIIGPLLAGGVVRVISAVLLRMFGPVGRMAERNALRNPRRTGATGAALMIGLALVACLSVVGSSMVASATDQLDKSVGADFIVEGNQRIVPQAEKAMQNSPGLAHVTRYKEVKATLTSPDGKADTGGVTAADPTYAQDLRRDTTAGKLTDAYGKDAMSVGSDYAKKHHVKVGDTLSVAFDGGRTAKLKVAAVTDDDSVFDQGARYISMATMAKYVPKNMVPPNVIMFAEAKPGQEKQAYAALKKAMEQYPQYDVRDQTDYKQELKDQVGQLLNMVYGLLALAIIVAVLGVVNTLALSVVERTREIGLMRAIGMSRRQLRRMIRLESVVIALFGALLGLGLGMGWGATAQKLLALEGLGVLEIPWPTIIGVFIGSAFVGLFAALVPAFRAGRMNVLNAIATD